The following proteins are co-located in the Candidatus Bathyarchaeota archaeon genome:
- a CDS encoding orc1/cdc6 family replication initiation protein yields MYENQVEGIFNKILIGTNIFLNRDVLRHDYIPDILPHRDEQINRLAGILAPALNHSKISNIFIYGKTGTGKTAVSKFVLSALENKAREVEPLLKISYINCRLTGTNYRVLADICRSLGIEVPFTGLAVGELFNRIQKFLNQQKCSLLVVLDEIDALVRKDEDNNLLYELTRINENLNSNWVGLICVSNDLHFKEFLDARILSCLSEEEVVFKPYLANELYDILLIRVKEAFHNDAIDFSSLKLCAALAAGEHGDARRALDLLRVAGELAEREGIEKVKEDHIRLAQKKIEHDRVSEALSSLPLHSKIVIVVTFLLNNFMPEEGVITGNIFEIYKELCKSIELEPLTQRRVSGLINELDLLGILNARVVSFGRFGRTKKIRLGVSPRTVLNVLSEDEVVGGLFQYIPKCLPKRR; encoded by the coding sequence TTGTATGAAAATCAAGTAGAAGGTATCTTCAACAAAATACTTATAGGTACTAATATTTTTTTGAATCGAGACGTTTTGAGACATGATTATATTCCAGATATTCTCCCTCATAGAGATGAGCAGATAAATAGATTAGCAGGAATATTGGCACCAGCTCTAAACCATTCAAAAATTTCGAATATTTTTATTTATGGGAAAACCGGAACAGGTAAAACGGCTGTTTCAAAATTTGTATTAAGCGCTCTTGAGAATAAAGCAAGAGAAGTGGAACCGCTTCTTAAGATATCTTATATTAATTGTCGTTTAACCGGCACAAATTACCGTGTACTTGCAGATATCTGCAGATCATTGGGAATTGAAGTACCTTTCACAGGTTTAGCTGTTGGTGAGTTATTCAATCGAATCCAAAAATTTCTAAATCAACAGAAATGTTCTTTATTAGTAGTACTGGATGAAATAGACGCCTTAGTCAGAAAGGATGAAGATAATAATCTTCTATATGAATTAACAAGAATAAATGAAAATCTTAATAGCAATTGGGTTGGTTTAATTTGCGTTTCAAATGATCTCCACTTTAAAGAGTTCCTTGACGCTCGTATTCTTAGTTGTCTGAGTGAGGAAGAAGTTGTTTTCAAACCTTACCTTGCTAATGAATTGTATGACATTTTGTTGATTAGGGTTAAAGAAGCCTTTCATAATGATGCGATAGACTTTTCATCACTTAAATTATGTGCAGCATTAGCAGCTGGAGAACATGGAGATGCAAGACGAGCCCTTGATCTTTTAAGAGTTGCTGGAGAATTAGCCGAGCGGGAAGGAATTGAAAAGGTTAAAGAAGATCATATACGATTAGCTCAGAAAAAAATCGAACATGATCGAGTATCAGAAGCTCTTTCATCTTTACCTTTACATTCTAAAATAGTAATTGTTGTTACTTTTTTACTAAACAACTTTATGCCTGAGGAAGGTGTGATAACCGGGAACATTTTTGAAATCTACAAAGAGTTATGCAAATCCATAGAATTAGAACCTTTAACACAGAGAAGGGTAAGTGGACTTATAAATGAACTAGATCTGCTTGGCATTCTAAACGCTAGAGTAGTCAGTTTTGGACGCTTTGGCAGAACAAAGAAAATCCGTCTTGGCGTTTCACCTAGAACTGTGCTAAATGTGTTGTCTGAGGATGAAGTTGTTGGAGGATTATTTCAATACATCCCAAAATGCCTCCCAAAAAGGCGTTAA